The following proteins are co-located in the Vigna angularis cultivar LongXiaoDou No.4 chromosome 2, ASM1680809v1, whole genome shotgun sequence genome:
- the LOC108329014 gene encoding glutathione S-transferase L3, producing the protein MATSVLDVRPPALTSISEPLPFFDGTTRLYICYLCPYAQRAWITRNCKGLQDKIELVPIDLTNRPSWYKEKVYPLNKVPSLEHNGKVLGESLDLIRYIDANFEGPSLFPSNPAKREFGELMISHVDTFTSGVYSSYKGDPVQQTSAAFDYLENALGKFDDGPFFLGQFSLADIAYVSFIERIQLVFSEIFEHDITAGRPKLATWIQEANKIEGYKQTKVDKEEYLEAFKIKFLA; encoded by the exons ATGGCAACTTC CGTGTTAGATGTTCGGCCTCCTGCATTAACTTCCATCTCTGAACCACTCCCATTTTTTGATGGAACCACAAG GTTGTACATTTGCTATCTGTGCCCTTATGCACAACGTGCATGGATAACTAGAAACTGCAAG GGACTGCAAGACAAGATCGAATTGGTTCCTATTGACCTCACAAATAGGCCTTCTTGGTATAAGGAGAAAGTGTACCCTCTTAATAAG GTGCCATCGTTGGAGCACAATGGCAAGGTTTTAGGAGAAAGTCTTGATTTGATCAGATATATAGATGCCAACTTTGAAGGGCCATCTCTATTTCCAAGT AATCCTGCCAAGAGAGAATTTGGAGAGCTAATGATATCCCATGTTGATACGTTCACCAGTGGCGTATACTCTTCGTATAAAGGAGATCCTGTACAACAAACCA GTGCTGCTTTTGATTACTTGGAAAATGCTCTTGGTAAATTTGATGATGGACCATTCTTTCTTGGCCAATTTAGTTTG GCGGATATTGCCTATGTTTCATTTATTGAAAGAATCCAATTggttttttctgaaatttttgaGCACGACATCACAGCAGGAAGGCCCAAACTAGCCACATGGATTCAG GAGGCTAATAAGATTGAGGGATATAAGCAGACAAAAGTAGACAAGGAGGAGTATTTGGAAGCTTTCAAGATAAAGTTTTTG GCTTAA
- the LOC108329012 gene encoding pentatricopeptide repeat-containing protein At3g53360, mitochondrial isoform X1: MIIQSQIRCVYNCTRPIVSTRVVSSLSTELSTNSYINLMCKKQQYKEALDAFDFNLEKSGIQLEPSTYANLILACTNIRSLNYGKKIHDHISKSKCQPDLVLQNHILNMYGKCGSLKDARKVFNAMKLRNVVSWTIMISRYMQNDEENDAIIMYIQMLRSGYLPDQFTFGSIIKACCIVGDIDLGRQLHGHVIKSGYDHHLIAQNALISMYTKFGQIAHASSVFAMISTKDLISWASMITGYTQLGNDIEALYLFRDMLRQSVYQPNEYIFGSVFSACGSLLEPEFGRQIHGVCAKFGLGRNIFAGCSLCDMYAKFGFLPLAERAFYQIESPDLVSWNAIIAAFSDSGHVNEAVSFFRQMMHTGFMPDDITFLSLLCPCGSFLTCNQGMQMHSYIIKVGLDKEAAVCNSLLTMYTKCSNLHNAFNVFTFLGRRANLVSWNSILSACLQHKHAREAFRLFKLMLFSENKPDSITITTILGTCAELSSLEVGNQVHCFTIKSGLVVDVSVRNRLIDMYAKCGSLKHARDVFDSTQNPDIVSWSSLIVGYAQFGLGHEALNFFRMMRNLGVEPNEVTYVGVLSACSHIGLVEEGWHLYRTMEVELGIAPTREHVSCMVDLLARAGCLYEAENFIKKTGFDPDINTWKTLLASCKTHGNVDIAERVAENILRLDACNSAALVLLSNINASAGNWKEVARLRHFMKQMGVQKVPGQSWIEFKDQIHVFFSEDSSHPQSGKIYSMLEDLWLQMLDHGYVPCETLDINIC; this comes from the coding sequence ATGATCATTCAAAGCCAAATTCGATGTGTATACAATTGTACAAGACCTATTGTATCAACACGAGTAGTCTCCAGTCTCAGTACAGAGTTATCAACCAACAGTTACATAAACTTGATGTGCAAGAAACAGCAATACAAAGAAGCACTTGATGCATTTGATTTCAATCTAGAGAAATCAGGTATCCAGCTAGAACCAAGCACGTACGCGAATCTAATACTGGCCTGTACCAACATTAGATCTCTAAATTATGGCAAGAAAATACATGATCACATTTCAAAATCCAAGTGTCAGCCAGACCTTGTTCTCCAAAATCATATTCTTAATATGTATGGAAAATGTGGTTCTTTGAAGGATGCTAGAAAAGTTTTTAATGCAATGAAGCTGCGTAATGTGGTCTCTTGGACTATAATGATCTCCAGATACATGCAgaatgatgaagaaaatgatGCCATTATCATGTATATTCAAATGCTGCGATCAGGTTATCTCCCAGACCAGTTTACATTTGGAAGCATTATTAAGGCTTGCTGCATTGTGGGAGATATAGACTTAGGCAGACAACTGCATGGTCATGTCATTAAATCCGGGTATGATCATCACTTGATAGCACAAAACGCTCTTATCTCAATGTATACAAAGTTTGGACAAATTGCACATGCCTCAAGTGTGTTTGCCATGATTTCCACAAAAGATTTAATTTCCTGGGCTTCTATGATTACAGGGTATACTCAACTTGGTAATGACATAGAAGCTTTATATCTTTTCAGAGATATGCTCAGGCAATCTGTTTACCAACCAAATGAGTATATATTTGGCAGTGTATTCAGTGCTTGTGGAAGCCTTCTAGAACCTGAATTTGGAAGGCAAATTCACGGAGTCTGCGCTAAATTTGGTTTAGGGAGAAACATTTTCGCCGGATGCTCCCTCTGTGACATGTATGCAAAATTTGGATTCTTACCTTTGGCAGAAAGGGCATTTTATCAAATTGAAAGCCCGGATTTAGTGTCATGGAATGCAATTATTGCAGCATTCTCTGACAGTGGTCATGTTAATGAAGCAGTATCTTTTTTTCGCCAGATGATGCATACAGGATTCATGCCAGATGACATTACTTTTCTCTCCTTACTCTGTCCTTGTGGGAGCTTTTTGACATGTAACCAAGGCATGCAAATGCATTCTTACATTATTAAAGTAGGTTTAGATAAGGAAGCAGCTGTATGCAACTCTTTGCTGACGATGTACACAAAGTGTTCAAATCTACATAATGCATTCaatgttttcacatttttgggtAGAAGAGCCAATTTAGTTTCTTGGAATTCAATTCTATCAGCATGCTTGCAACACAAACATGCAAGAGAGGCTTTTAGATTATTTAAGTTAATGCTCTTTTCTGAAAATAAGCCTGACAGTATCACCATAACTACCATATTAGGAACTTGTGCAGAATTGTCATCTCTAGAGGTTGGGAATCAAGTCCATTGCTTTACTATTAAAAGTGGGCTAGTGGTTGATGTTTCCGTCCGCAATAGATTGATTGACATGTATGCAAAGTGTGGATCACTTAAACATGCTCGTGATGTTTTTGATTCAACCCAGAACCCAGATATTGTCTCGTGGAGTAGTTTAATTGTTGGCTATGCTCAGTTTGGACTTGGCCATGAAGCTCTTAATTTCTTTAGAATGATGAGGAATCTTGGTGTTGAGCCTAATGAGGTCACATATGTGGGGGTTCTCAGTGCCTGCAGTCACATTGGATTGGTGGAGGAAGGTTGGCACTTGTACAGAACCATGGAAGTGGAACTAGGAATTGCACCAACAAGAGAGCATGTTTCTTGCATGGTTGATTTGCTCGCTCGTGCTGGATGCTTGTATGAAGCAgagaattttattaagaaaacgGGATTTGACCCTGACATTAATACATGGAAAACTCTACTCGCTtcctgtaaaactcatggtAATGTTGACATTGCAGAACGAGTTGCAGAAAATATACTAAGACTCGATGCTTGCAATTCAGCTGCTCTAGTGCTACTTTCTAATATAAACGCTTCTGCCGGCAACTGGAAAGAAGTTGCGAGACTACGGCATTTTATGAAACAAATGGGTGTACAGAAGGTTCCTGGTCAAAGTTGGATAGAATTTAAGGATCAGATCCACGTCTTCTTCTCAGAAGACAGTTCTCATCCACAGAGCGGCAAAATCTACAGTATGCTGGAAGATTTATGGTTGCAGATGCTGGATCATGGTTATGTTCCTTGTGAGACGTTGGACATTAACATTTGTTAG
- the LOC108329012 gene encoding pentatricopeptide repeat-containing protein At3g53360, mitochondrial isoform X2: protein MVMSLNPGYTQLGNDIEALYLFRDMLRQSVYQPNEYIFGSVFSACGSLLEPEFGRQIHGVCAKFGLGRNIFAGCSLCDMYAKFGFLPLAERAFYQIESPDLVSWNAIIAAFSDSGHVNEAVSFFRQMMHTGFMPDDITFLSLLCPCGSFLTCNQGMQMHSYIIKVGLDKEAAVCNSLLTMYTKCSNLHNAFNVFTFLGRRANLVSWNSILSACLQHKHAREAFRLFKLMLFSENKPDSITITTILGTCAELSSLEVGNQVHCFTIKSGLVVDVSVRNRLIDMYAKCGSLKHARDVFDSTQNPDIVSWSSLIVGYAQFGLGHEALNFFRMMRNLGVEPNEVTYVGVLSACSHIGLVEEGWHLYRTMEVELGIAPTREHVSCMVDLLARAGCLYEAENFIKKTGFDPDINTWKTLLASCKTHGNVDIAERVAENILRLDACNSAALVLLSNINASAGNWKEVARLRHFMKQMGVQKVPGQSWIEFKDQIHVFFSEDSSHPQSGKIYSMLEDLWLQMLDHGYVPCETLDINIC from the exons ATGGTCATGTCATTAAATCCGG GGTATACTCAACTTGGTAATGACATAGAAGCTTTATATCTTTTCAGAGATATGCTCAGGCAATCTGTTTACCAACCAAATGAGTATATATTTGGCAGTGTATTCAGTGCTTGTGGAAGCCTTCTAGAACCTGAATTTGGAAGGCAAATTCACGGAGTCTGCGCTAAATTTGGTTTAGGGAGAAACATTTTCGCCGGATGCTCCCTCTGTGACATGTATGCAAAATTTGGATTCTTACCTTTGGCAGAAAGGGCATTTTATCAAATTGAAAGCCCGGATTTAGTGTCATGGAATGCAATTATTGCAGCATTCTCTGACAGTGGTCATGTTAATGAAGCAGTATCTTTTTTTCGCCAGATGATGCATACAGGATTCATGCCAGATGACATTACTTTTCTCTCCTTACTCTGTCCTTGTGGGAGCTTTTTGACATGTAACCAAGGCATGCAAATGCATTCTTACATTATTAAAGTAGGTTTAGATAAGGAAGCAGCTGTATGCAACTCTTTGCTGACGATGTACACAAAGTGTTCAAATCTACATAATGCATTCaatgttttcacatttttgggtAGAAGAGCCAATTTAGTTTCTTGGAATTCAATTCTATCAGCATGCTTGCAACACAAACATGCAAGAGAGGCTTTTAGATTATTTAAGTTAATGCTCTTTTCTGAAAATAAGCCTGACAGTATCACCATAACTACCATATTAGGAACTTGTGCAGAATTGTCATCTCTAGAGGTTGGGAATCAAGTCCATTGCTTTACTATTAAAAGTGGGCTAGTGGTTGATGTTTCCGTCCGCAATAGATTGATTGACATGTATGCAAAGTGTGGATCACTTAAACATGCTCGTGATGTTTTTGATTCAACCCAGAACCCAGATATTGTCTCGTGGAGTAGTTTAATTGTTGGCTATGCTCAGTTTGGACTTGGCCATGAAGCTCTTAATTTCTTTAGAATGATGAGGAATCTTGGTGTTGAGCCTAATGAGGTCACATATGTGGGGGTTCTCAGTGCCTGCAGTCACATTGGATTGGTGGAGGAAGGTTGGCACTTGTACAGAACCATGGAAGTGGAACTAGGAATTGCACCAACAAGAGAGCATGTTTCTTGCATGGTTGATTTGCTCGCTCGTGCTGGATGCTTGTATGAAGCAgagaattttattaagaaaacgGGATTTGACCCTGACATTAATACATGGAAAACTCTACTCGCTtcctgtaaaactcatggtAATGTTGACATTGCAGAACGAGTTGCAGAAAATATACTAAGACTCGATGCTTGCAATTCAGCTGCTCTAGTGCTACTTTCTAATATAAACGCTTCTGCCGGCAACTGGAAAGAAGTTGCGAGACTACGGCATTTTATGAAACAAATGGGTGTACAGAAGGTTCCTGGTCAAAGTTGGATAGAATTTAAGGATCAGATCCACGTCTTCTTCTCAGAAGACAGTTCTCATCCACAGAGCGGCAAAATCTACAGTATGCTGGAAGATTTATGGTTGCAGATGCTGGATCATGGTTATGTTCCTTGTGAGACGTTGGACATTAACATTTGTTAG